The Primulina huaijiensis isolate GDHJ02 chromosome 17, ASM1229523v2, whole genome shotgun sequence genome window below encodes:
- the LOC140962428 gene encoding uncharacterized protein isoform X1, with amino-acid sequence MAGGGNFIHRVVSYVANELIVNGLANRYLIFYPSFQRFAVRTARRIEEFSDIAAQKKKELAEHMKDVTKNFESFKNS; translated from the exons ATGGCTGGGGGTGGAAATTTCATTCACAGAGTCGTATCTTATGTGGCGAATGAGCTTATTGTCAATGGGCTcgccaacaggtatttgatttttta TCCTAGTTTCCAGAGGTTTGCGGTGAGGACGGCAAGGCGGATAGAGGAATTTTCCGATATTG CCGCTCAAAAGAAGAAAGAACTAGCTGAGCACATGAAGGACGTAACAAAGAACTTTGAG TCATTTAAGAACTCGTGA
- the LOC140962428 gene encoding uncharacterized protein isoform X2 has product MAGGGNFIHRVVSYVANELIVNGLANSPSFQRFAVRTARRIEEFSDIAAQKKKELAEHMKDVTKNFESFKNS; this is encoded by the exons ATGGCTGGGGGTGGAAATTTCATTCACAGAGTCGTATCTTATGTGGCGAATGAGCTTATTGTCAATGGGCTcgccaacag TCCTAGTTTCCAGAGGTTTGCGGTGAGGACGGCAAGGCGGATAGAGGAATTTTCCGATATTG CCGCTCAAAAGAAGAAAGAACTAGCTGAGCACATGAAGGACGTAACAAAGAACTTTGAG TCATTTAAGAACTCGTGA